A portion of the Lolium rigidum isolate FL_2022 chromosome 1, APGP_CSIRO_Lrig_0.1, whole genome shotgun sequence genome contains these proteins:
- the LOC124671656 gene encoding protein MKS1-like, producing MDASSSDRQSPRSRQLQLQGPRPPRLSVSKDSHKVRKPPVVPLPHGAQQPRNRQQPQPQQPRAPVIIYDASPKVIHTQPSEFMALVQRLTGPGVGHSIEPQEVPPQFQPQEFLLSPTAGLSPAARYAAIETSVRPLPPGPAPYAGSWVDLDGLAEVLGPGRPGILSPLPSTLPPAASAGLFSPLPFDTSAASLAWLNDLSPFLPSAGARDAPFASSPGAGMLLATPTMPSPGMMMRFFSDFPDL from the coding sequence ATGGACGCCTCGTCGTCGGACCGCCAGTCGCCGCGCAGCCGGCAGCTGCAGCTGCAGGGTCCGCGCCCGCCGCGCCTCTCCGTCAGCAAGGACTCCCACAAGGTCCGGAAGCCGCCCGTCGTGCCGCTGCCGCACGGGGCCCAACAACCTCGCAACCGccagcagccgcagccgcagcagcCGCGCGCGCCGGTCATCATCTACGACGCCTCGCCCAAGGTCATCCACACGCAGCCCAGCGAGTTCATggcgctcgtccagcgcctcaCCGGCCCGGGCGTGGGTCACTCGATCGAGCCGCAGGAGGTCCCGCCGCAGTTCCAGCCGCAGGAGTTCCTCCTCTCCCCGACCGCCGGGCTCTCCCCGGCGGCGCGGTACGCCGCCATCGAGACGTCCGTCCGGCCGCTgccgcccgggcccgcgccgtacGCCGGCTCCTGGGTCGACCTGGACGGCCTCGCGGAGGTGCTCGGCCCCGGGCGGCCGGGGATCCTCTCGCCCCTGCCCTCAACGCTCCCGCCCGCGGCCTCGGCGGGGCTCTTCTCGCCGCTGCCGTTCGACACCAGCGCCGCCTCCCTCGCCTGGCTCAACGACCTCAGCCCCTTCCTCCCCTCCGCCGGCGCCCGCGACGCGCCCTTCGCCTCCAGCCCCGGCGCCGGCATGCTGCTGGCCACGCCAACCATGCCCTCGCCGGGGATGATGATGCGCTTCTTCAGCGACTTCCCGGACCTGTAA